From Theropithecus gelada isolate Dixy chromosome 5, Tgel_1.0, whole genome shotgun sequence:
ttagtgtatagaagtaaaattgagttttatatattgatcttgtatctttCAACCTTGTTGAACTTGCTTAttagtcctttttcttttttccaagactgagtctcactctgtggctcatGCTAGAGTGCAATAGTATGATCATAACTTaatataaccttgaactcctgggctgcagtgatccttcttcctcatcctcctgagaagctaggactacacaCACAGgtcaccacacatggctaatttttaattttttgtagagatggggtcttgctatgttgcccaggctggccttgaactcctggcctcaagtcatcctcctacctcagcctcccaaagtacatataattatataagccaccatacctggccttgtTTATTAGTAATtattgggtgtgtgtgtgtgtgtgtgtgtgtgtgtatgtgtgtgtgtgtgtgtgtgaatttcttAGGAATTTCTATATAACAAGATTGTGTCAtctttgttgcttgtttgttttttgagacagagtcttactctttcgccaggctggagggcagtggtgcaatctcagctcactacaacctccgtttcccgggttcaagcaattctcctgcctcagcctctcaagtagctgagattacaggtgattgccaccacgcctggcaaatttttgtatttttagtagaggcagggtttcaccatgttggccaggctcatctcaaactcctagcctcaagtgatctgcctgcctcggcctcccaaagtgctgggattacaggcatgagccactgtgcccagccctgtgtcATCTttgaatagagatagttttacttgtTCCTTTCCCATCTgggtgcattttatttatttttcttggataaTTGTCCTGGCAAGAAACTTTGgtacagtgttgaatagaagaggtgaaagtggacattcttgtgtttttatttctgattttagggAAAAGCATTGAGTCCTTTACCACTGAGTAGAATGTTTGCTGTAGGTTATttatggatgccttttattttatttttgtttttgttttttctatggATGCCTTTTAtaaggttgaggaagttctcttctGTTCCTAGTTCGTTGAgtactgtgttttttgtttgtttgtttgttgtttgtttgtttgttttgagacagagtttcactcttgtgccctaggctggagtgcaatggagggatcttggctcactgcaacctctgcctgctgtgttcaagcgattctcctgtgtcaaccttttttttttttttttttaaatcataaaagagTTTTGGAGATTCCTTTAAACTGTTAACTCCAATGCCAACCACTTCTCTTGCCACTGTGCCTTTGCttgatcaattttatttctttgcggTAGACATTCTCCCAGCCTTCTATATTAAATTTTACCCATTCTTCAAGACCAGCATGTGTATTTCTTGATTGCCTTATTCCATCCTAAATTCCTTATAGTCAGGATCcaacttttctttgtctttgtgtctGCCATAACATCTGTAAATGAGTGACTATACCAGTAAACGATATAAGAAACTTTCAGGAGAAAAGCTTTAgagcagcggtccccaacctttttgggaCCAGGGACCagtttgtggaagacaatttttccatgcaCTGAGGCATGGAGTGGGGTGGGCAGAGATGGTCTGGGATGAAACTCCGaccatcaggcattagttaggaGTCTctgcagggtgcggtggctcacgcctgtaatcccagcactttgggaggccgaggccggcagatcacaaggtcaggagtttgagaccatcctggccaacatagtgaaacccagtctctactaagaatacaaaagttagctgggcgtggtggtgggtgcctttaaTCCTACccatttgggtggctgaggcaggagaactgcctgaactcgggaggcggaaattgcagtgagcctagatggcatcactgcactctagcctgggcgacagaatgagactttgtcaaaaaaaaaaaaaaaaaaaaaaagggccgggtgcggtggttcatgcctgtaatcccagcactttgggaggctgaggcaggtggatcacctgaggtcagaagtttgagaccagcctggctaacatggtgaaactccatttctactaaaaatacaaaaaattagctgggcatggtgacatgcgcctgtaatactagctactggggaggctgaggcaggagaattgcttgaacctgggaggcggaagttgcagtgagccgaaatggcgccattgcactccagcttgggcaacaagagcaaaactccatctcgaaaaaaaaaaataatagcctcataaggagtgcacaacctagattcCTCGCATGCCCATGTCACAATAGGGTTCgtactcctatgagaatctaatgccatcgctgacctgacaggaggcggagctcagttGATAATGCTCACTGGCCAGCCACTTCCCTCCTGCTAACAGgaggcccagttcctaacaggccacggactggtaccAGTTTGTGGCCTGATGGTTGGAAACCCCTGCTCTAGAGTATAAAGgtcagagaattgcttaaaattTTAGCATATCCTtctataagaattatttttattttaatttgtaatttttttgagacagttttgctcttgttgtttaggctggagtgaagtagtgcaatctcggttcactgcaacctctgcctcccaggttcaaacgattcttctgtcTGAGCCTctcgagttgctgggattacaggcgtgtgccaccatacccggcaaatttttgtatttttactagagacggggttttactatgttgaccaggctggtctcaaactcctgacctcaagtgatccacctgcctcagcctccctaagtgctgggattacagacatgagccaccatgctccgcCCTTCTATAAGAATTAAAATGACATTAAGGAATAATAAATGTGCAGTGGCCCTCTTCCAGAGGGTGGAGAGGAAGTTTTGGGGCAATGTTTGCCCAGATTCAACTCTCTTCCTGTAGTTAGTATCTTGTGGGATGAAATTTGGAGCCTCCATAGATGATGAACCTGTTTTGAACATTTTTCCTTTGGCACAAATTTGCTTCAATTCTGTATCTCCTgctttctttaatgtttttgGTTAAATGTCAGTGCCTTAAAAGTTCAGATTGAAAGATTAGATTCCTGATTTTGTCTTGGCATTCAGGCAAGGGATTAAGGTGGAATTTAATAGAACATCCACATGGACATTGTAGTGAAGTACAAATTATGAAGCTAGACAATAAAAAAGTAGGTATGGTGGCGTGTCTcagactttcatttaaaaatcagccagattgAAGCCTCTGAggtccttttaattttaatttttaaatgttttttattttttagatggggtttcgctctcaTTGCTTAGGTTGGagagttggagtgcaatggcgtgatcttggctcaccgcatcctctgcctcccaggttcatttgattctcctgcctcagtctcgatctcttgagttcatgatctgcccgccttggcctcccaaagtgctgggattacaggcatgcaccaccatgcccagttaattttgtattttttagtagagatggagtttctccatgttggtcagactggtctcgaactcccagccttgggtgatctgcccaccttggcctcccaaagtgttgggattacaggcatgagctaccacacccggccgggGTCCTTTTTTTACATAGTTTGTATTGAACCATCACACCAACATTGTATCTGATTTTAgcattagaaattttttttttttgccaggtgcagtggctcacgcctgtaatccttgcactttgggaggccaaggtgggtggatgacgtcagaagttcgagaccagcctggccaacatggtgaaaccctgtctctactaaaaatacaaaaattagctgggcatggaggcacactcctgtaatcccagctacttgggaggctgaggcaggagaatcacttgaacccaggaggcggaggttgcagtgagctgagattgtgccgttgcacaccagcctgggagacagggtgagactctgtctcaaaaaaaatttttttttctggaaaataaaagtatttttattgaaTGATTCTAGGAAATCTAAGGAGATCTGGgacattttcttctctgaactATTTTATGAGTGTATCTCAAGTCATTCTTGAatttctctgtccctttcttttttccagcCATTCTGCGCTCGGTATCAATTACCAGGATGTCCCAGGGACTTTAACCCTGTGTGTGGCACTGACATGATCACTTACCCCAATGAATGTACTCTGTGCATGAAAATCAGGTAACATGATTTTACAGCTGTAGACTAGCCAagtattcttcatttctttttctttttctttctttcttttttttttgacagagtctcgctctgccacccaggctggagtgcagtggtgccgtcttggttcactgcaaactctgcctcctgggttcaagcaattctcgtgcctcagcctccaaagtagctgggattataggcacccgccaccgcgcctggctaattttttatttttagtagagacagagtttcaccatgttggccaggctggtttcgaactcctgatctcaagtgatccacccgcctcggtctcccaaagtgctgggattacaggcgtgagccaccatgcccagactctTCGTTTCTTTTGTTGAATTTTGATTACTTAGGAGGTAGTGACTATTTTCTTGGATGTAAGAATCAAAAGTGATAATGGTAGTTCTCAGTTTTCAGGGTGATGGTTAAAGAGATGCAAAATCCTCAGTGCATTTTTCAGATCAAGTTAAACAATGAGATGTGTGATTAGTCAACTATAGGCCAGGTAATCAAATTATGTTATTGCCCACTAATGTGAAATTTCCTAAAATTAAGAGTCTATTTAATAGTTAAACTCCGTGaagtattaaattttatttttaattcaaaggGCATGTGTAGGTGATCTGCACACCCTGTACTACTAGTTAGGAAGTGCGACTTACTGACTCTGCTTAGTAGAATGCTAAGTAATGATACTTGATATGCTTCATGTAGCACACCTGACCAGGTGACTGCAACTACTCCTTCAGGTATGCAGCTTTGTACGTAGCGGGGATTCATTATTTGACCTCAGTTGGTCttctctgtttcttgtttttttttgagactgagtctcacttatCGCCTGACTCACTTcaatccctgcctcccaggttcaagctattctcctgcctcagcctccagagtagctgggattacaggcatgcgtcattacacccagctaattttttttttttttttgagatggaatttcgctcttgttgcccaggctggagtccattggcaagatcttggctcactacaacttccgcctcctgggttcaagcgattcttctgactcagcctcccaagtagctggggttacaggcatgtgccaccacacctggctaattttgtatttttagtagagatggggattcaccatgttggccaggctggtcttgaactcctgacctccagtgatccgcccacctcggcctcccaaagtgctgggattacaggcatgagccaccatgcccagctctctgAGTGATTCTTTGGGGTTAATGTCCTGTGCCCTAGGGTTAGGGAAAAAATGGCAGACTGGTGACTTCCACCCTCTTTGTTTCCTAGATTTAGCTTAAAAAATGATTAAGTAAGTGTAGCCATGGAAGGAATCTAATGTATATCTGTATGGGTCTTCTTAACACAAATAATTTCAGTTTGGTAGTTTCAGTATGGTAGGTAATAAATGTGTTTCTATGATTGTTCAATTTGCAGGGAAAGTggtcaaaatattaaaatcttccGACGTGGACCCTGCTGATGGAGCAGTTTACAGAACAGAAGATGGAGAGACCACCTTCACTGGCAGACTAGATAAATTGCGtttcccctttttctcttttcctgtatttctttaCATAAAATTTGTTAACACACATCTTCTGAGAGCAGGTATGGAAGACAGCCATGTGTAGTGAtggataatttaaagaaaaaaagaatcctcgTTTCTTGGCTTTTGCTCCTAGAGTTAAGCTTGCTGCCCAGATAACTTGTGCATTGCTTTATTTAGTTGAAATAAAATCAGCATTGAATTCAGTTCCTACTGTGCTCTGTTGAAAATATCATTCTCATTGCAGAGGAGGTATCCTTTAAGAGTTTTTCAGCTGGGTCTGAAAATTAAATGGACATAAGACAGATCAACAGGAGGAACGCATACAGACTTATTTAATACAAGTTTCACTTGGCATGGGAGCCTTCATAAAGAAACAAacacttggccgggcatggtggctcacgcctgtaatcccagcactttgggaggccgaggcaggcagatcatgaactCGAgatatggagaccatcctggccaatatggtgaaaccctgtctctactaaaaatacaaaaattagctggacatggtggcacgtgcctgtagtcccagctacttgggaggctgaggcaggagaatcgcttgaacctgggaggcaagggttgcagtgagctgaaatcgcaccactgcactccagcctgggcaacagagcgagactccatctcgaaagaaagaaaaagaaataaacactcAAAGACACAGAGTTGAACACTATATGCTGAATTAGACAAGGAGTTGTGAATTATGAAAGTGTGACACGGCAGAGGGGCTTGGGCTGAGTTAATTGGGTGGAGAAGTGGCTGGGAGGATAAGGATTAGTCTAACAAGGTTGGTTTGTACACGTTTCCCTTGACCTCAATTTCCAATTTCCCCCCGTCCTTGATGATAAGAATGTTACTTTACTTCTGGCATAGAGAGGACGTCTTTCACAGGGGAATTTTATCTCCTGCTTttaagaaatagaaggaaagtcAGAATGATCTTGCATCTGCTGTTTTTCAAGTGCTTTTAGCTCAAAATAGTTAATATGCCAGGGCAGCATATATTGGGTTGGCATATTCTTATCTCCTTCATCACTCAGCGGCCTCACATGGCCCTGTTCCTCTCAGGCATGGATGGATTTCAGTAGGTGTGAAGTGGAGTTATTGTTGAGAGGGCAAGATCTATCCTAACTCCTTCTTTCCCTAATTCTTGGATAATTACTTTATATGTAGTTGGTACAGTGTTCTGCACACGGCCAATAATTGTAAGGTACTTGGTGCTAACATTAACCCAAACTCATAGAGTTAAAGAATCATGGAggtacaaatatttattagattcAAAATTTCCTTTCAATACAGTTTCATTCTGAGTTCACGCAGGAGTTtggctttttcttccttttagagcagtggttctcaatccagGGTGATTTTcaaggggacatttggcagtATGTTTGGAGGCATGTTTGGTATAACAGCTGAGGTATGGGGTGCTACCCAGGGATGCTTCTAAACATCCTACATTGCCATAGGTCAGCCCCCAACGGCAAGGAATTTTCCAgtccaaatgtcagtagtgctaaGGTTGCGACACCCTGTTTTAGAGTTTGATACAgcataaacattttataacaatAATATAAGTGAACAGGCATTTAGAATGATAGCATTTTCCAGGTAGAGAAATTTGAGTCATAAGGCCTGGGTTTAAATATGTTCCAGCACCAGGAAATTGTGAGACACGTGGCAAGAGGTAGCTGGGAGAGTGGTATAGTGGGGAGAACCTGGCTTTTGGAGGTGAGCTAAATCTGAGTTCATTCTGATTCCAACACTTGTGTTTCAGTTTTCGTATCTGGAAATGGAGTTGATGTTTAGCTCCTGGAGCTGTGGTGAGGAAACTGTTTAGcatagtgcttggcatatagaAGCCACTGAAATAGGTACTACTATTGTTTCAGACACCCCTCCTAGAGAGGAGAAAACAGGCCCACAAAGGCAAACACATTTGCCTAAGGTGATAGAACACATTTAAAACTAAGCCTGGGCCtgcgtggtggctcttgcctataatctcatcactttgggaggccaaggtgggcagataacgaggtcaggagtttgagaccggtctggccaatatggtgaaaccctgtctctactaaaaatacaaaaattagctgggcgtggtggcacgtgcctataaccccagctactcgggaggctgaggcaggagaatcacttgaacctgggaggtggaggttgcagtgagctgagatcgcaccactacactccagcctgcattgacagagcaagacttcatcttgaaaaaaaaaaaaatcatatatgctttttggaaaattaaaaagaaaaatacgcactgggtgcagtggctcatccctgtaatgccagcactttgggagactgaggcaagaggatcacttgaggccagaagttcaagaccagcctggacaacatagaagaccccatctctattaaataaataaataaatgaaaaaaaaaagatgcagaattatataaaaatagagtGAGAGTCTTGCCCATCCTAGCCTCCAGAGGCACCCAAAACtgttttgaaatgtcttttctctCTAAGTACACATGTATACAAAattacacatgtgcacacacaaactGTCCTGTAAACTTGCTTTTACTCTTAAATATTGGGTTTGTTTTCATATCGATAtatattgtttcttctttttaaaaaaattatttttttgagacggagttttgctctgttgcccaagctgcagtgcagtggcacaatctctgctcactgcaacctctgcctcccgggttcaagcgattctcctgcctcagcctctggagtagctgggcttataggcatgccaccactacacctggctaatttttgtatttttagtagaggcaaggtttcaccatgttggccaggctggtctggaactcctgacctcaagggatctgcctcattggcctcccaaagtgctgggatttcaggcgtgagccaccatgcccagcctgtttcttctttaaaacagCTACACAGTATCCTGTTGTTGTGCCATAATTTATGCAGTCTCTGTTGACCTATATCTGGATTATTTATTAGGATTCTCTTGATTGAAAGTGGGAAATCCCAACTCGAACTAGCCTAAGCTAAAGGGGGACTTAATTACCGCCTTGGTGTAGTGAAGTGACTAAGCACATTGGTTCAAAGCCAGATGTCTGCATTCACTGACCAAGTTACTGCttaactcagtttcctcatttataaagtgaGGAAGATAATAGTATCACTTAAGATAATGCATGTAAGGTGTTCAGGACACTTGAAATGTTGGCTGTATTATAGAAAACTATACCTTTTTTTCAAAAACGGCTTGCTTTTTTGACTTAGTATTTCACTGATATTTTTCCAAATCTATACATGTAGATCTACATCACTGAAAACACTTGCATAGTATTCCGTTATATAGAcataccataatttgtttattcaatcTCATCCTGATGGACACTTACATTATTTCTCGTTTTTCAGTATCACAAATAATGctaaaattatgtctttcatttttatttatttatttataaatttctgtttattttttgaggtgaagttttgctcatgttgcccaggctggagtgcagtggcgcgatcaaagctcactgcaacctccggctcctgggttcaagtgattctcctgcctcagcctcctgagtagctgggattacaggcgtgcaccatgatgcccagctaatgctttgtgtttttagtagagatggggtttcatcatgttggccacgctggtcttgaactcctgacctcagatgattcacccgcctcggcctcccaaagtgtagtgattacaggtgtgagccactgcgcctggcctatttattttttaaaaagtgaaaaattttcttttagtagagatgggtctcactatgttgcccaggctggagtgcagtagctgtTCACAGGCGAGATCCTGCTACTCATCAGCACTGGGATTTTGACCTGCCCTGTTTCTGACCTAGGCCGGTTCACCCCttcttaggcaacctggtggtcccctgctcccaggaggtcaccatattgatgccaaACTTAGTGTGGACACCCATAGGCATAGCGCattacagcccagaactcctggacccaaaatggtcctcccacctcagcctcgtgagaagctgggactacagacatgtgacaccacgcccggctaaactTATGTCTTTGTACTCATGCCCTTCCTTATTTGTGCACGTTCTGTAGGACAAATTCATAAGATTGGCATTACTTGGTCAGAAgatacacaaatttaaaatattgaaagaaattgcaaaacatttttgaaaagggtGTACCTATCTACATCCTCTGTGACAAATGAGTGCCTGGTTCTTCTTTCTACTACCATTGAGTTAGAGAAGTAGTGCTGTCCCGAATCTACTCAGACTTGTTCTGCAAACTCAGTTtgcatccattcttttttttttttttcaagacagaatctctctgtgtcggccaggctggagtgcagtggtgccatcttggctcagtgcaacctccgtcacccaggcttaagcaattgtcctgcctcagcctctggagtagatgggattacaggtatgtggcaccatgcctggctaatttttgaatttttagtagagacggggtttcaccatgttggccaggttcgtctcggactgctgacctcaggtgatccacccgcatcagcctcccaaagtactgggattacaggtgtgagcgactgcacctggccagcattcATTCTTTattgaagaattattttttcccccttaatgttcttcttcttcttactttttttttttttttttgagacggagtctcgctccaggctggagtgcagtggcgtgatctcggctcactgcaacatctgcctcctgggttcaagtgattctcttgcctcagcctctggaatagctgggattacaggtgcacaccactgtgcccagctagtttttatatttttagtggagatgaggtttcaccttgttggccaggctggtctaatgTTCTTCTTTAAAGGTGGCATAGTAATTATAGTTGTCTCAAGTAAATGGTGAGAAGAAAGTGCAACAGTCTATGGACAGTTCCAGAATAGAAGCTGCCAAGGATGGAGATCCTCCAAGTCTTGCTCATCATGGTATTTTCAGTATTTCAgaacagcacctagcacagtgcatATTTGTTGGTTGAGGACATGAAAATACGGCTTAGGAGGCTCacaaaataatgacaacaaaacCACCAACCTCCACGAATTTCCTTCCTGCAAGAACAGGCAGGATAACTCAAACCAGAaatccacacaccacaaagaaaacaagattttGACTTGCCCAAGagtgaatttcattttttcctatgttacTCTGAAAAAACAATGCTGCATGCCCAGATGATCATGAACAGTTCCAGGAGCATACGTTAAACTGGTTTagattctttctttattatttaattaattaatttatttgagatggaatcttgctacgttgcccaggctggagtgcagtggtgtgatcttggctcactgcaacctctgcctcccaggttcaagcaattctcttgcctcagcctcctaagtagctgggattacaggagcccgccaccaaaccctgctaactttttgtatttttcaatagagacggcgtttcaccatataggccaggctggtcttggatttctgaccttgtgatccacccccctcagcctcccaaagtgctgggattacaggtgtgagccaccctgcccggccctccatgcccggccctttttttaatatttaaaattattcttatttttgtagagatggggctttgccatgttgcccaggctggtcttgaactcctgagttcaagcgatccgcctgccttggcctcccaaagtgctgggattacaggcatgtgccacggcacccggccctggcttagatttttttaatgacaaaaagtCTTTACATCtgatcattcactcatttatgtaGTACACACTTGTAGATATCTACTATGTGATGAGCATGGGGTATACAATGACAAATGACCCTTAGCTCCTATACATGCAGAACTTATAGGatcattctttttctctgaaaagcagaaaaactCTCACTCCTGAAAACTAAGAATCTGATGTCTGCTGTAGACTTGTAAGTTCCGTGAGGTTAAAACCAATATTTGTTGTGTTCCCTACTGAATTCCCAGCACTTGGCATAGTGCCTGTCATACAGTACGTGCTTAATAAATGCTCTGAGCGGGCTTACTGAAGTCAGTTTCATTCTGATGGCTTCTGCATTACAATGGCAAGAGTATTTTGGACAAAAGGAGAAGCTGAACTTCAGGCAGCAAAGCAAGTGGCAACAGTTAGACATAAATCACTTTCATTCAACCTTCAGGGGAGCTACTTCCTCACCATGTCTTGGAGGTGAGCTCACCCAGGCCATAAACCTCAAAATAAGGGGCCCTATGTCCtagtttattgaacatttatttgcTGAACACTATAtgtgtatgcttgtgtgtgtgtatatatatatacacacatatatatatatatttcagacatggtctcactttgtcacccagactggagtgcagattacagctcactgcagccttgaccttccgggctcaagcaatcctcctgcctcagctttccaagtagcttgaactacaggcatgcaccaccatgcccagctaaccctttttaactttttttttttttttttgtagagacagagtctgggtctcactatattgcccaggctggtcttgaactcctgggctcaagcgatccttccatctcatcctcccaaagtgctgggattacaggtgtgagatgcTGTACCTGGTCAAcactatttgtttttaagaaagcaCTTTGTGGATATGAAGAAATagtaacacttttacactgttggtgggagtgtaaattaattcagccattgcggaagacagtgtggcgattcctcaaggatctaaaactagaaataccatttgacccagcaatcccattactgggtatatacccaaaggattataagtcattctattataaagacacatgcacacatatgtttattgtggcactattcataatagcaaagacttggaacccaaatatccatcaatgatagactggataaagaaaatgtggcacatatacaccatggaatactatggagccataaaaaaggatgagttcatgtcctttgcagggacgtggatgaagctggaaaccattctcagcaaactatcacaagcacagaaaaccaaacaccacatgttctcataactgggagttgaacaaggagaacacatggacacagggagggaaaatcacacaccagggcctgtcagggggtgcgAGGCtagcggagggatagcattaggagaaatatctaatgtaagtgataggttgatgggtgcagcaaaccaccatggcacgtgtatacctatgtaacaaaactacatgctctgcacatgcatcccagaacttgaagtataataaaaacaacaacaacaacaacaaaaaagcactttgttttatttgtctctattatttatttattattaattattttattattatttatttatttatttgcagcaaaccaccatggcacatgtatacctatgtaacaaaactgcatgctctgcacatgtaccccagaacttaaagtataattaaaaaaaataaaaacaacaacaaaaaagcactttgttttatttgtctttattatttgtttattttgagacagaggtttgctcttgttgcccaggctggagtg
This genomic window contains:
- the SPINK2 gene encoding serine protease inhibitor Kazal-type 2 isoform X2 — encoded protein: MALAVLRLALLLLAVTFAGSARSGPLFRRFSKYKTPFCARYQLPGCPRDFNPVCGTDMITYPNECTLCMKIRESGQNIKIFRRGPC